In a genomic window of Gossypium arboreum isolate Shixiya-1 chromosome 9, ASM2569848v2, whole genome shotgun sequence:
- the LOC108476676 gene encoding putative pentatricopeptide repeat-containing protein At3g49142 yields the protein MRAITAHCRHFSTAKQVKDFASSSSTPKPQPILNEDFCGKILDQYPDIRTLRKLHSKIFNDQNLRFNPSIAIKLMRAYAACGEPKVTRHIFDEITEKNIVFFNVMMRSYVNNRCYHDALLIFKELSTHGFSPDHYTYPCALKACSGSDNLRVGLQIHSSVVKVGLDLNLFIGNGLVAMYSKCKCLVQARRAFNEMPIRDVVSWNSMVSGYAQNECFDKALDVCREMELLRIQPDAGTMSSLLPAVTNTSSDNILYVKEMFWKLAKKSVVSWNVMISVFVNNSLSSEAADLYSLMEAYRIEPDSFTIASILPACGDLSAIFLGRLIHEYIDRKKLLPNLALENALIDMYAKCGCLKEAKAVFDQMNFRDIVSWTSMISAYGMSGQGYNAVALFSKMQNSGLTPDSIAFVSVLSACSHAGLLDQGWYFFNLMTDQHKIVPRVEHFSCMVDLLGRSGQVEEAYNFIRKMPIEPTERIWGTLLGACWMHSNMNIGLLAADHLFRLAHEPSGYYVLLSNIYAKAGRWEDVTTVRSIMKSKGIKKMAGASNTEINNQVYTFLAGDQSHPQSKDIYEKLDFLVGKMKEAGYVPETQSALHDVEEEDKEGHLAVHSEKLAIVFAILNTKSGTPIRITKNLRICRDCHIAAKLISQITEREIMVRDTYRFHHFQKGVCSCGDYW from the coding sequence ATGAGAGCCATTACTGCTCATTGCCGCCATTTCTCAACTGCCAAGCAAGTAAAAGACTTTGCTTCATCATCATCAACCCCGAAACCTCAACCTATTCTCAATGAAGATTTTTGCGGTAAAATATTGGACCAATACCCAGATATCAGAACGTTAAGAAAGCTCCATTCCAAGATATTCAATGACCAAAATCTTCGCTTCAACCCATCTATAGCCATCAAATTAATGAGAGCTTATGCAGCTTGCGGGGAACCAAAAGTCACACGCCACATATTCGATGAAATTACTGAAAAGAACATCGTTTTCTTTAACGTCATGATGAGAAGCTATGTAAACAACCGTTGCTATCACGATGCTCTTCTTATATTCAAAGAGTTATCTACTCATGGTTTTAGCCCTGATCACTATACTTACCCTTGTGCCTTAAAGGCATGTTCCGGGTCTGATAATTTGCGGGTCGGTTTGCAAATCCATAGTTCTGTGGTTAAAGTTGGTCTGGACTTGAATCTTTTTATAGGGAATGGGCTGGTTGCTATGTATTCGAAGTGTAAATGTTTGGTCCAAGCACGGCGAGCTTTCAATGAAATGCCTATCAGAGATGTTGTTTCTTGGAATTCAATGGTTTCTGGATACGcccaaaatgaatgttttgataAAGCATTGGATGTTTGTAGGGAAATGGAGTTATTGCGGATACAACCCGATGCTGGGACTATGTCCAGCCTATTACCAGCAGTGACCAACACTTCCTCTGATAATATTTTGTATGTTAAAGAAATGTTTTGGAAGTTGGCTAAAAAAAGTGTGGTTTCTTGGAATGTGATGATTTCGGTTTTTGTGAACAATTCATTGTCAAGTGAAGCTGCCGATTTGTATTCACTTATGGAGGCATACAGGATCGAACCAGATTCTTTTACCATTGCTAGTATCCTTCCTGCTTGTGGTGATCTTTCGGCTATTTTTCTTGGAAGACTAATTCATGAATATATCGATAGGAAGAAACTTCTTCCAAATTTGGCACTGGAGAATGCATTGATCGACATGTATGCAAAATGTGGATGCTTAAAAGAAGCAAAGGCGGTGTTTGATCAGATGAATTTTCGGGATATTGTGTCATGGACTTCTATGATCTCAGCTTATGGGATGAGTGGCCAAGGTTACAATGCTGTGGCCCTTTTCTCTAAAATGCAGAACTCAGGTCTGACTCCAGATTCTATTGCATTTGTCTCAGTTCTTTCAGCTTGTAGCCATGCGGGGTTACTGGACCAAGGGTGGTATTTCTTTAACTTGATGACGGACCAGCATAAGATTGTTCCGAGGGTAGAACATTTTTCTTGTATGGTAGACTTACTTGGACGTTCCGGGCAAGTAGAGGAAGCCTATAATTTCATCAGAAAGATGCCAATAGAACCTACTGAGAGGATATGGGGAACTTTGTTGGGTGCCTGTTGGATGCACTCTAACATGAATATTGGACTCCTTGCTGCTGATCATCTTTTTCGATTGGCACACGAGCCATCTGGTTATTATGTCTTGTTATCGAACATATATGCGAAGGCTGGTAGATGGGAAGATGTTACAACTGTTAGATCAATCATGAAGAGCAAAGGGATCAAGAAAATGGCTGGTGCTAGCAATACTGAGATCAACAATCAGGTTTATACCTTTCTTGCTGGTGATCAGTCACATCCACAGTCAAAGGACATCTACGAAAAATTAGACTTTCTGGTGGGGAAGATGAAAGAGGCCGGTTATGTCCCGGAAACTCAGTCCGCACTTCATGATGTTGAGGAGGAAGATAAGGAAGGTCACCTGGCTGTTCACAGTGAGAAGTTGGCTATTGTTTTTGCCATTTTAAATACTAAATCGGGGACACCTATTCGAATCACCAAGAATCTCCGTATCTGCAGGGATTGCCATATTGCTGCTAAGCTCATTTCACAGATCACTGAACGTGAAATCATGGTCAGGGATACTTATAGGTTTCATCATTTCCAGAAAGGTGTTTGCTCATGTGGAGATTACTGGTGA
- the LOC108478334 gene encoding uncharacterized protein LOC108478334 → MYRQQLTSTPSSSSRPMYRPSIYPNVGQPGHTVVPPAPRTSSSPSSSAGLGIRVVLKPDYRITPPPQFSPQVGDIRRSNFQFDFEFERKILAQPDAEFMNLSQLDLENHRSEPTQSTPSSGVNSDSVLNKYIASGLSQDAVIIAVANYGDSPTKVREFVNGYNLLREMGFSANNVADALLVYDNDTDKALAHFLNSSSRG, encoded by the exons ATGTATCGGCAACAACTGACTTCAACGCCGTCGTCTTCTAGCCGTCCGATGTACAGACCTTCGATATACCCGAACGTTGGTCAACCTGGTCACACCGTAGTCCCTCCCGCACCCCGGACCTCCTCTTCTCCTTCCTCTTCCG CCGGATTGGGCATTAGAGTTGTTTTGAAACCAGATTATCGAATTACTCCTCCG CCTCAGTTTTCGCCGCAAGTTGGGGATATTCGTCGAAGCAATTTCCAGTTTGATTTCGAGTTTGAGAGGAAAATCTTGGCTCAACCAGATGCGGAATTCATGAATTTGAGCCAACTTGACTTGGAAAATCATCGTTCGGAACCTACCCAATCAACTCCTTCCTCC GGTGTAAATTCGGATTCTGTGTTAAACAAATACATTGCCTCTGGTCTCAGCCAAGACGCTGTCATCATCGCTGTTGCAAATTATGGAGACAGTCCAACCAAG GTTCGGGAATTTGTCAATGGTTACAACCTACTGCGAGAAATGGGGTTCTCAGCAAACAACGTCGCTGATGCTTTGCTCGTGTATGACAATGATACTGACAAAGCATTGGCACATTTCCTGAACAGCTCATCACGAGGATGA
- the LOC108476675 gene encoding uncharacterized protein LOC108476675, with the protein MAAEAIDPFPNYRKTQRIVLLIDLNPLLHLQDPNPYLKTLISSSKTLLSFPPLSSSLFSFKPFFSSLSPLLSSSKLPFPSSSLSFNHSDSTLHSLTHFLTSLPTIINKASFPLDPSRALNLAASLRQLVHDYAWDPLIPDPVVGTMSNSGNSVLIRSNLVILLSPVHRDLNWVREFFDVEVDHKCLNDLGSFVKQFSGVFGSVNDALVCRDIHCCWVDLKFQPWENGDLENLGFKCLGNGIRSLGWGFCSSDSIVLGSAIVPFGLIYPNIAVSSNTSPTFEFNDDSGRKRNAHLSLEILDATGKPLECKCCELEFVNFKMCTSNQQTGADNQKNSSFLDQYLGGVTKVRVRALRRYDECEKFEGSFLNPIIVCKSLGKSGEDKKDDSGEFYADRVLQILARDMGEPLARKPVGIWLIFLSFLHREGYWALVSLSDGNSDLHTGILKPFTVFSAMICITSDGFCPNKLLESRKVDSAAAKRDDENLRLHVDSKHALVLSDSQSQSSPSHKFAGKRKNKIKSPLPHDLTWSAFCQAAVEHLEIDLEACYFSRACKLKKLKFLKCWMKQVQKCGHVSFKIQESAKPDQNAKEEINRRPIELPQDIEQLASYSASAGEGCSRVLDDAGNDFCSGTLENFFDSLPNKIKQGLESGEVELGAFAERLVRSSIYWLCQKHEIEGISESQTSLVQTIDACASKAAVELIELLLREPKDLAAVHKRRDQSSQASDSRSTESASANVVREYELQILFRMEILQSEVGAIIEEPMKQKFVKQICSLLESIQCHLDGGFFGDWRLDKYVEKIIKSRYYLSLGDIVDRIYRKMDLLLFDDEDELPNHLLNSEDSNRSWKEKPEEDVHSRNHEPVSIEEESPQLQKYNNKRILQVMRTEEHELKLIQAQEMRERARRFSSFTSWMPDLQRVWAPKQPKAMKSKSDNLRKLSKRKSRSKASYDMVCETPMTEKKRSSTCRTTTDDKDDYGDCRAHPHGPVSKALFQDDM; encoded by the exons ATGGCGGCTGAAGCCATAGACCCATTCCCAAACTACAGGAAAACCCAACGCATTGTTCTCCTAATAGACTTAAATCCACTTCTCCATCTCCAAGACCCAAATCCCTATCTCAAAACCCTCATTTCTTCCTCCAAAACACTTCTCTCCTTCCCTCCTTTATCCTCTTCTCTCTTCTCTTTCAAACCCTTCTTTTCCTCTCTGTCCCCTCTCCTTTCCTCCTCCAAACTCCCATTTCCTTCCTCTTCTCTCTCTTTCAATCACTCAGATTCCACCCTCCACTCCCTCACTCATTTCCTCACTTCTCTCCCCACCATAATTAACAAAGCCTCCTTCCCTTTGGATCCTTCTCGGGCTTTAAATCTCGCCGCCTCATTGCGCCAGCTCGTGCATGACTACGCCTGGGACCCACTAATCCCCGATCCAGTCGTCGGTACGATGTCCAACTCTGGTAACTCCGTTTTGATTAGGtctaatttggtaattttgttaTCTCCGGTTCATAGGGACCTGAATTGGGTACGTGAATTCTTTGACGTGGAAGTGGATCATAAATGTTTGAATGATTTAGGTTCTTTTGTTAAGCAGTTTTCTGGGGTTTTCGGGAGTGTCAATGATGCGCTTGTTTGTAGGGATATTCATTGTTGCTGGGTTGATTTAAAGTTTCAGCCTTGGGAAAATGGTGATTTAGAGAATTTGGGGTTTAAGTGTTTGGGGAATGGGATTAGGAGTTTAGGTTGGGGATTTTGTTCTTCGGATTCTATTGTTTTAGGTTCTGCCATTGTTCCTTTTGGTTTGATTTATCCCAACATTGCAGTCTCGTCGAACACTTCTCCTACCTTTGAGTTTAATGATGATTCTGGTAGAAAGAGAAACGCCCATTTAAGTCTTGAGATATTAGATGCCACTGGGAAACCATTAGAATGTAAGTGCTGTGAGCTTGAGTTTGTCAATTTCAAAATGTGTACCAGCAATCAACAAACGGGAGCTGATAACCAGAAGAATAGCTCCTTTTTGGATCAGTATTTGGGTGGAGTAACCAAAGTACGCGTTAGGGCGCTGAGGAGGTATGATGAGTGTGAGAAATTTGAGGGAAGCTTCTTGAATCCGATCATTGTTTGTAAATCCTTGGGAAAATCTGGGGAAGATAAAAAAGATGATTCAGGTGAGTTTTATGCTGATAGAGTTCTTCAAATACTTGCAAGGGATATGGGTGAACCATTGGCGAGAAAACCTGTTGGGATTTGGCTAATCTTCTTGAGTTTTCTTCATAGGGAAGGTTACTGGGCATTGGTATCTCTTTCGGATGGAAATTCTGATTTGCATACAGGAATCCTGAAGCCATTCACTGTTTTTTCAGCTATGATTTGTATAACCAGTGATGGGTTCTGCCCTAACAAGCTTTTAGAATCTAGAAAGGTTGATTCAGCAGCTGCAAAAAGAGATGATGAAAATTTGAGGCTCCATGTTGATTCAAAACACGCTCTTGTACTTTCAGATTCTCAATCTCAGTCCTCACCTTCCCACAAGTTTGCTGGAAAAAGGAAGAACAAAATAAAGTCACCCTTGCCTCATGACCTCACCTGGAGTGCCTTCTGCCAAGCAGCAGTCGAACATTTAGAGATAGATTTAGAAGCATGTTACTTTTCTAGGGCCTGTAAATTGAAGaagttaaaatttctaaaatgctGGATGAAGCAGGTTCAAAAATGTGGTCATGTGAGTTTTAAGATACAAGAGAGTGCCAAGCCAGATCAGAATGCTAAAGAAGAAATCAATCGTAGACCAATCGAGTTGCCTCAAGATATTGAACAACTGGCATCTTATTCTGCATCAGCTGGAGAAGGTTGCTCGAGAGTTTTAGATGATGCTGGTAATGATTTTTGTTCaggaactttagaaaatttcttcGATAGTCTTCCTAATAAAATTAAACAAGGGCTAGAATCCGGAGAAGTAGAATTAGGAGCTTTTGCAGAACGGCTCGTGCGTTCATCTATTTATTGGTTATGTCAAAAGCATGAAATTGAAGGCATTTCAGAAAGTCAAACCTCTCTGGTGCAAACTATTGATGCTTGTGCTAGTAAAGCTGCTGTTGAACTAATCGAACTTTTATTGAGAGAGCCAAAGGACTTAGCTGCTGTGCATAAAAGGAGGGATCAATCCTCTCAGGCATCAGATTCAAGGTCTACTGAATCTGCTTCAGCTAATGTAGTTAGAGA ATACGAATTGCAAATTTTGTTTCGTATGGAGATTCTTCAGTCTGAAGTTGGTGCAATTATTGAGGAGCCTATGAAGCAGAAATTTGTAAAACAAATTTGCTCGCTACTGGAGTCTATTCAGTGCCATCTTGATGGTGGCTTTTTTGGTGATTGGAGGCTTGACAAGTATGTGGAAAAAATCATAAAGAGCAG GTATTATCTCTCTCTTGGAGATATTGTTGATAGAATCTATAGGAAGATGGACTTGTTACTGTTTGATGATGAGGATGAATTGCCAAATCATCTACTGAACAGCGAGGACAGTAACCGTTCCTGGAAAGAAAAACCTGAGGAAGATGTACACTCCAGAAATCATGAACCAGTTTCAATAGAAGAGGAGTCCCCCCAACTGCAGAAATACAATAACAAAAGAATTCTCCAAGTAATGAGGACCGAGGAGCATGAACTGAAACTGATTCAGGCTCAGGAGATGAGGGAGAGGGCTCGGCGCTTCTCATCTTTTACAAGTTGGATGCCAGATTTACAGAGAGTTTGGGCTCCAAAGCAGCCGAAGGCAATGAAATCCAAGTCAGATAATCTTCGGAAACTATCAAAAAGGAAGAGTCGCAGCAAGGCAAGCTATGACATGGTGTGTGAGACCCCAATGACAGAAAAGAAGCGGTCAAGCACCTGCAGAACCACCACCGATGACAAAGATGACTATGGAGACTGCAGAGCGCACCCTCATGGTCCTGTCTCAAAGGCTTTGTTCCAAGATGATATGTAA
- the LOC108479807 gene encoding uncharacterized protein LOC108479807 — protein MGLPTDPPHHQLRRNVTNFFRTTTTSLFSHFSTPQTPPCLPFADSPLESDLPNSISSKSAIKGVSSAESSSGFPSTVRISGLNSPGKSGGPAFVGRVFSMCDLSGTGLMAISTHFNIPFISKRTPEWLKKIFASITTSERNGPVFRFFIDLGDAVNYVKRLNIPSGVVGACRLDLAYDHFKENPHLFQFVPNEKQVKAANKILKKIPQSDGKRKVDGVPVFGAQNLDIAIVTSDGIKWYTPYFFDKNMLDDILEESVDQHFRSLIQNRHIERRKDVVDDNLSAEVIEEIEDSMWEPPEVQEFLDEVPPAIPLSVISKTTEIQLLYAVDKVLLGNRWLRKAMGIQPKFPYMVDSFERRTASSFLRASEPATYLSSPETYSNMTELKFVDNANADDGQRQDLRFPLGDWFSLPWLKHERKPRKKSDASPSKECKRQHFQANPLLPKITMVGISTGDGQMSESSLNNTMDDLIRELESTEEGSRGDSEINKLKVENRDPLFVANVGDYHSGLAKTGSARWFQVGKN, from the exons ATGGGCTTACCGACGGATCCCCCGCACCACCAACTCCGTCGCAACGTCACCAACTTCTTCCGCACCACCACCACGTCTCTCTTCTCTCACTTCTCCACTCCCCAAACGCCGCCGTGCCTTCCATTCGCAGACTCGCCTTTAGAGTCAGATCTGCCCAACTCCATATCTTCCAAATCCGCAATCAAGGGAGTGTCTTCGGCCGAGTCAAGCTCCGGCTTCCCATCAACGGTCAGGATTTCGGGACTCAATTCCCCTGGCAAGAGTGGTGGCCCCGCCTTTGTTGGCCGAGTTTTTAGCATGTGCGATCTTTCTGGGACGGGTCTTATGGCTATCTCAACTCACTTCAATATTCCCTTTATTTCTAAAAG AACACCGGAGTGGCTTAAGAAGATATTTGCAAGCATTACTACGAGTGAAAGAAATGGCCCTGTTTTTCGCTTCTTTATAGATTTAGGTGATGCAG ttaatTATGTCAAGCGACTTAATATTCCGAGTGGGGTGGTGGGTGCTTGTCGTCTTGATTTGGCATATGACCACTTCAAG GAAAACCCTCACTTATTTCAGTTTGTTCCAAATGAAAAACAG GTAAAGGCTGCCAACAAAATTCTTAAGAAAATTCCACAAAGTGATGGAAAGAGAAAGGTTGATGGTGTTCCTGTTTTCGGTGCTCAAAACTTGGATATTGCAATAGTTACTTCCGATGGGATTAAGTG GTATACTCCTTACTTCTTTGATAAAAACATGCTGGATGATATTCTGGAAGAGTCTGTTGATCAGCATTTCCGTAGTTTGATTCAAAACCGGCACATAGAACGCCGAAAAGATGTAGTTGATGATAACTTGTCAGCTGAAGTGATTGAAGAAATTGAAGATAGCATGTGGGAGCCTCCAGAG GTTCAAGAATTTCTGGATGAGGTTCCTCCTGCCATACCTTTGAGTGTCATTTCAAAGACCACCGAGATTCAGCTTCTCTATGCTGTAGATAAGGTACTCCTAGGTAATAGGTGGTTGCGAAAAGCCATGGGCATTCAACCAAAATTTCCTTATATGGTTGATTCATTTGAGAGAAG GACTGCTTCTTCGTTTCTTAGAGCCTCAGAGCCAGCCACTTACCTCTCCAGCCCTGAAACATATAGCAACATGACAGAGCTCAAATTTGTTGATAATGCTAATGCCGATGATGGACAGAGACAAGATTTAAGGTTTCCTCTCGGAGATTGGTTTAGTCTTCCATGGTTGAAACATGAAAGAAAACCTAGAAAGAAATCTGATGCAAG CCCATCAAAGGAATGCAAAAGGCAACACTTTCAAGCTAACCCCTTGCTTCCGAAGATCACAATGGTTGGCATCTCAACAGGAGATGGACAAATGAGCGAATCTAGTTTGAATAATACTATGGACGATCTAATAAGAGAGTTGGAGAGCACTGAAGAGGGAAGTAGGGGTGACAGTGAGATTAACAAGTTAAAAGTCGAAAATAGAGATCCGCTATTTGTTGCAAATGTGGGCGATTACCATTCAGGCTTGGCAAAGACAGGTTCGGCACGATGGTTTCAAGTTGGAAAGAACTGA
- the LOC108476677 gene encoding late embryogenesis abundant protein At1g64065-like, translating into MEFILRISQSQLTLLEIQENSKSQHEERTVPFSFDNIAMAGQSYEQRKTGTESAAEASKELKRKKRMKLVVYAAAFAIFQTIVILVFSLTVMRIKNPKFRLTSVTVEDLTAAPTPVSFNMKLSAQVAVKNTNFGHFKFDNTTIWFDYGGVGVGEAFVARGRSKARSTKKMNVTVELNSNNIPNNSSLESDIKAGFVALICHSKLSGKVQLMKLIKKKKSAELSCAMLLNMETRVVQDINCQ; encoded by the coding sequence atggaGTTCATATTACGAATATCTCAATCTCAGCTAACTCTCTTAGAAATTCAGGAGAACTCCAAGAGTCAACACGAAGAAAGAACAGTACCCTTTTCCTTTGACAATATAGCAATGGCGGGGCAAAGTTACGAACAGCGAAAGACAGGGACTGAGTCAGCTGCAGAGGCATCCAAGGAGCTGAAGCGAAAGAAACGCATGAAATTGGTGGTATACGCAGCAGCTTTCGCCATTTTCCAGACTATTGTCATCTTGGTTTTTTCACTTACAGTGATGCGTATCAAGAACCCCAAGTTCAGGCTCACCTCTGTCACCGTCGAGGATCTCACGGCAGCCCCCACCCCTGTTTCCTTCAACATGAAACTCAGCGCCCAAGTTGCTGTCAAGAACACAAATTTCGGCCACTTCAAATTCGACAACACCACCATTTGGTTCGATTACGGGGGAGTTGGAGTTGGGGAAGCATTTGTTGCAAGAGGAAGAAGTAAGGCAAGATCCACAAAGAAGATGAATGTGACAGTGGAATTGAACTCAAACAATATACCCAATAATTCAAGCTTGGAAAGTGATATTAAAGCAGGGTTTGTGGCACTGATATGCCATTCCAAATTGAGTGGGAAAGTGCAGTTGATGAAATTGATCAAGAAAAAGAAATCTGCAGAATTGAGTTGCGCCATGCTACTCAACATGGAGACCAGAGTTGTCCAAGACATCAACTGCCAATGA